In one window of Armatimonadota bacterium DNA:
- the nusG gene encoding transcription termination/antitermination protein NusG: MATPQGVQWYAIHTYSGHENKVAMNIQRRAESLGLGNLIKRTYIPIEEEMKVVNGKPRTIKKKVFPGYVLIEMVLDDMTWHLVKNTTGVTGFISNGNRPVALQQHEVQQIIRELTEGPQKPKVELQKGDIVRVLQGPFAEFTGKIDEVNLDRQKLRVLIELFGRDTPVELEFTQVEKST; the protein is encoded by the coding sequence ATGGCAACACCACAAGGCGTGCAATGGTACGCAATCCATACGTACTCAGGGCATGAAAATAAGGTGGCGATGAACATTCAGCGCCGCGCGGAATCGCTCGGCCTCGGAAACCTCATCAAACGAACCTACATCCCCATCGAAGAGGAAATGAAGGTCGTCAACGGCAAGCCCCGCACCATCAAAAAAAAGGTCTTCCCCGGATACGTACTCATCGAAATGGTCCTCGATGATATGACCTGGCACCTCGTCAAAAACACCACCGGCGTCACCGGCTTCATCTCCAACGGAAACCGACCCGTAGCCCTCCAACAGCACGAGGTCCAGCAGATCATCCGCGAACTCACCGAAGGCCCCCAGAAACCCAAGGTCGAGCTCCAAAAGGGCGATATCGTACGCGTCCTCCAAGGCCCGTTCGCCGAATTCACCGGCAAAATCGACGAAGTCAACCTGGACCGCCAGAAGCTCCGCGTCCTCATCGAACTCTTCGGCCGCGATACACCCGTCGAACTCGAGTTCACCCAGGTCGAAAAATCAACATAA
- a CDS encoding 4Fe-4S binding protein, with amino-acid sequence MASEPGNAGARWIIALRRATQVITFAAFVLLFFGTTEPSVQRASVPRGFFMSLDFLNTLKNAIASHHVAVYALGPGLLILLLTLWGGRIFCGWLCPLGTSIDIADRLLFRKGRLFYNPKRTETRRYRNWKYLYLLIGLGAIVFGVDLLTFGDPLSLITRTFALCFYCPFAYVWNGAIGLGDHLGILRAVARITGVDMNSWRLVPLAFFNAWPALLMFIGVIGLSAYQERFWCRNLCPYGALLALLSRFAVLRHYVSKEGCIHCRKCEGLSRMGAYENLDKRVQDPIEHNIGECIQCFRCETICPPDVIQIQARMPGRSPDAVKPEPQADIDMGRRRVLAAIGVGMLWGATARANAGNYLGKMRRYAKNNRAIRPPGALPERQFLSACTRCAECMKVCPTNGLQPALLETGPEGFWTPLLTPAIGPCAEKCTACGDVCPTHAIRPFSWQDKRFKLKLGLANVNQSTCIAWNGGRDCVVCAEVCPYSAVVFRDKMDDGLAKDDTRPITDPGNRGKTKRVPTVDEKLCTGCGICEYHCPVLPEHSIVVYTMQEDRDFRPAQEGPLDGFVRPHWQSRKSAGKDTEYEATREEYKRRQDAASPGGPSSSTGGPL; translated from the coding sequence ATGGCCAGCGAACCCGGGAACGCCGGGGCGCGCTGGATCATAGCGCTCCGCCGCGCAACGCAGGTTATCACGTTCGCGGCGTTCGTACTCCTGTTCTTCGGCACAACGGAGCCGTCCGTGCAGCGAGCGAGCGTGCCGCGCGGGTTCTTCATGTCTCTCGACTTTCTGAACACGCTGAAGAACGCCATAGCGTCGCACCACGTTGCCGTCTACGCCCTGGGGCCCGGACTGCTGATCCTGCTCCTCACACTGTGGGGCGGGCGCATCTTCTGCGGATGGTTGTGTCCGCTCGGAACCTCCATCGATATCGCGGACCGACTTCTGTTTCGCAAGGGCCGCCTGTTCTACAACCCGAAGCGAACCGAGACACGTCGCTACCGCAACTGGAAATACCTTTACCTGCTGATCGGCCTTGGCGCCATCGTGTTTGGCGTTGACCTGCTGACGTTCGGCGACCCTCTTTCTCTCATTACACGCACGTTCGCGCTCTGCTTCTATTGCCCGTTCGCCTATGTATGGAACGGGGCTATTGGTCTGGGCGACCACCTGGGCATCCTTCGCGCTGTGGCGCGGATAACCGGCGTGGATATGAATTCGTGGCGGCTGGTCCCCCTGGCCTTCTTCAACGCCTGGCCGGCACTGCTGATGTTCATCGGCGTCATCGGGCTCTCCGCGTACCAGGAACGGTTCTGGTGTCGCAATCTGTGTCCGTACGGCGCATTGCTCGCGCTGCTTTCCCGCTTCGCCGTCCTGCGTCACTACGTGAGCAAGGAAGGCTGCATCCACTGCCGGAAATGCGAGGGGCTGAGCCGGATGGGCGCGTATGAGAATCTGGATAAGCGCGTTCAGGACCCTATCGAGCACAATATCGGCGAGTGCATTCAGTGCTTCCGGTGCGAGACGATCTGCCCGCCGGACGTCATCCAGATTCAGGCCAGGATGCCGGGCCGGTCGCCGGACGCAGTGAAGCCGGAGCCGCAGGCGGACATCGATATGGGACGGCGTCGTGTGCTGGCCGCGATCGGCGTTGGGATGCTGTGGGGCGCCACCGCGCGAGCAAATGCCGGCAACTACCTCGGCAAGATGCGGCGCTATGCCAAGAACAACCGTGCCATCCGCCCGCCGGGCGCCCTGCCGGAACGCCAGTTCCTGTCAGCATGCACACGATGCGCAGAGTGTATGAAGGTCTGCCCGACAAACGGCCTGCAGCCCGCGCTCCTGGAGACCGGTCCTGAAGGTTTCTGGACGCCCCTTCTGACCCCAGCAATCGGCCCGTGCGCGGAGAAATGCACCGCTTGCGGCGATGTGTGCCCCACCCACGCGATCCGGCCCTTCAGCTGGCAGGACAAGCGCTTCAAGCTGAAGCTGGGCCTGGCGAACGTTAACCAGAGCACCTGCATCGCCTGGAACGGGGGCCGCGATTGCGTGGTGTGCGCGGAAGTATGCCCCTATTCGGCGGTCGTGTTCCGCGACAAGATGGACGACGGCCTCGCCAAAGACGATACCCGGCCTATCACCGATCCCGGTAACCGCGGCAAGACGAAGCGCGTTCCGACAGTCGATGAGAAGTTGTGCACCGGGTGCGGGATATGCGAGTATCACTGCCCCGTTCTGCCGGAGCATTCTATCGTTGTCTACACCATGCAGGAGGACCGCGATTTTCGACCGGCGCAGGAAGGTCCGCTCGACGGGTTCGTTCGCCCGCACTGGCAGTCGCGAAAATCGGCCGGCAAGGATACGGAATACGAAGCGACCAGGGAAGAATACAAACGGCGGCAGGATGCGGCGAGCCCCGGTGGACCTTCGTCTTCTACTGGTGGCCCGCTTTGA
- a CDS encoding aldo/keto reductase has translation MEDDKRIITPNTEDLKTLNRRDFVRILTTATIGAGAFAAAFKGFALSPSQRAEAAETMADRIGKLPKRQFCGRMKDVKTAPIIICQDWRPELYAAGLAAGLNMVHKAGYWKTMPPEFAKLPRESYYTDITVDSTPRNPDDEEGAYRQVNESLKQNGLKYYDVFKAHFGWRSVQSMKDQRGTYRAFQRLKKEGKVRYFGVSQHDYLPYPEIISAQIDDGVIDTIQMFFTYGAPQATVDVLEKARKAGIGVVAMKVMGGAVKMRADTAYQAQLKASGKVGRALYRHVLTLKGKDKKPIFAGCVTNVGNFDQFEENIGAGADKIARADGFFFDV, from the coding sequence ATGGAAGACGACAAACGGATCATCACCCCGAACACTGAGGACCTCAAAACGCTGAACCGGCGCGATTTCGTGCGCATCCTGACGACCGCGACCATCGGCGCCGGCGCCTTCGCCGCGGCGTTCAAGGGCTTCGCGCTCTCGCCCTCACAACGGGCCGAAGCGGCGGAGACCATGGCCGACCGGATCGGAAAACTGCCGAAACGCCAGTTCTGTGGACGCATGAAAGACGTCAAGACTGCTCCTATCATCATCTGCCAGGACTGGCGGCCCGAGTTGTACGCGGCGGGGCTGGCGGCCGGACTGAATATGGTTCACAAGGCGGGATACTGGAAGACGATGCCGCCGGAGTTCGCCAAACTGCCGCGCGAATCGTACTACACGGACATAACGGTTGATTCGACGCCGCGGAACCCGGACGATGAAGAAGGCGCATACCGCCAGGTGAACGAATCGCTGAAACAGAACGGGCTGAAGTATTACGACGTATTCAAGGCACACTTCGGGTGGCGCAGCGTGCAGTCGATGAAGGACCAGCGCGGGACCTACCGGGCATTCCAGCGCCTCAAGAAGGAAGGCAAGGTCCGATACTTCGGCGTGAGCCAGCACGACTACCTTCCCTATCCCGAGATCATCAGCGCTCAAATCGACGATGGCGTTATCGACACGATCCAGATGTTCTTCACGTACGGAGCGCCACAGGCGACCGTTGACGTCCTCGAGAAAGCACGCAAGGCCGGCATTGGCGTCGTCGCCATGAAAGTGATGGGCGGCGCCGTCAAGATGCGGGCCGACACCGCGTATCAGGCGCAGCTCAAGGCATCCGGCAAGGTCGGGCGCGCACTGTATCGCCACGTGCTGACGCTGAAGGGCAAGGACAAGAAGCCGATCTTCGCGGGCTGCGTGACGAACGTGGGCAACTTCGATCAGTTCGAAGAGAACATCGGAGCTGGCGCTGATAAAATCGCGCGCGCCGACGGCTTCTTCTTCGACGTCTAA
- a CDS encoding DUF362 domain-containing protein: MADKGKLSRRKFLEIAGGAAVLGGLYSITFQDESAPAKPRLRPAPAPAGADIVAVEGAPTDYAAITERAINEMGGIERFVKKGDRVALSPNMGWMRTPEQAAATHPDVLRKVVEMCERAGASRITCIDYTLDDWQMAFDICGANAAVKGTKATLLSPTDEGMYREVDVASFVPAKTSEGAPYDCVHRANRLVQKVPREILEADSFIVMPIVKDHEAATITISMKKLMGNIWNRKDYHRYGLHPCIAELNMALRPTLILADATRVLQTRGPKGPGEVTIPNQVVAGVDPVAVDAYCTRFLTVKQITPDQVQHLMLAAQMGRGQIDMDKLKIKEISGANA; encoded by the coding sequence ATGGCGGATAAAGGCAAACTCTCACGCAGGAAGTTCCTGGAGATCGCGGGCGGCGCGGCCGTTCTGGGCGGGCTTTACAGTATCACGTTTCAGGACGAAAGCGCTCCGGCAAAGCCGCGTCTCCGGCCCGCGCCGGCGCCCGCCGGCGCGGACATCGTGGCGGTTGAAGGCGCGCCCACCGATTATGCCGCCATCACGGAGCGCGCCATCAACGAGATGGGCGGCATCGAGCGGTTTGTCAAGAAGGGTGATCGCGTCGCGCTGAGCCCGAACATGGGCTGGATGCGGACCCCGGAACAGGCCGCCGCGACGCACCCCGACGTGCTGCGCAAAGTAGTGGAAATGTGTGAGCGCGCCGGTGCATCACGCATCACCTGCATCGACTACACCCTGGATGACTGGCAGATGGCGTTCGACATTTGCGGCGCGAATGCGGCCGTCAAGGGCACGAAGGCGACCCTCCTCTCCCCCACCGACGAGGGGATGTACCGCGAAGTCGATGTCGCTTCGTTTGTGCCCGCGAAGACCTCCGAAGGGGCTCCGTACGACTGCGTTCACCGCGCTAACCGCCTCGTGCAGAAGGTCCCGCGCGAAATTCTGGAGGCCGATTCATTCATCGTGATGCCGATCGTGAAGGACCACGAGGCGGCGACCATCACCATCTCCATGAAGAAGTTGATGGGAAACATCTGGAACCGGAAGGACTACCACCGGTACGGCCTGCACCCCTGCATCGCGGAACTCAATATGGCATTGCGACCGACGCTCATCCTGGCGGATGCGACGCGCGTGCTGCAGACGCGCGGGCCGAAGGGTCCGGGCGAAGTGACCATCCCGAACCAGGTTGTCGCGGGCGTGGACCCTGTGGCCGTGGACGCTTACTGCACACGGTTTCTGACGGTCAAGCAGATCACACCGGACCAGGTTCAACACCTGATGCTCGCCGCGCAGATGGGCCGCGGCCAGATCGACATGGACAAGCTGAAGATCAAGGAGATCTCCGGCGCAAACGCGTAG
- the rplA gene encoding 50S ribosomal protein L1: MPKHGKRFTALMKTVEKGKYYPLREALELVCKNATAKFAETIEVAVELGVDPRHGDQMVRGTTSLPFGTGKQRRVAVFAKGDAAKAAEEAGADVVGDDDLVKRIQEGWREFDVLVAAPDMMKSVGQLGRLLGPRMPSPKAGTVTPNVGQIVKDIKSASRVEYRVEKAGIIHLAIGKATFPVEQLEANFAALMVALHKARPTAAKGRYFKDVTLSSTMGPGVPVEIAQAQTLAEGKKIA, encoded by the coding sequence ATGCCTAAACACGGAAAACGATTCACAGCCCTCATGAAGACGGTCGAGAAGGGCAAGTATTACCCGCTCCGCGAAGCGCTCGAACTCGTGTGCAAGAACGCCACCGCCAAGTTCGCGGAGACCATTGAAGTCGCCGTTGAACTGGGTGTCGATCCCCGCCACGGCGACCAGATGGTCCGCGGCACCACTTCCCTCCCCTTCGGCACGGGCAAACAGCGCCGCGTAGCAGTATTCGCCAAGGGTGACGCCGCCAAGGCCGCAGAAGAAGCCGGAGCCGACGTAGTAGGCGACGACGACCTCGTAAAACGCATCCAGGAAGGGTGGCGTGAGTTCGACGTCCTGGTTGCCGCGCCGGACATGATGAAATCCGTCGGCCAACTGGGCCGCCTCCTCGGACCGCGCATGCCCAGTCCAAAAGCCGGAACCGTTACGCCAAACGTTGGCCAGATCGTCAAGGACATCAAGTCCGCCTCGCGCGTTGAGTATCGCGTCGAGAAGGCCGGTATCATACATCTGGCGATCGGAAAGGCAACCTTTCCGGTCGAACAACTCGAAGCCAATTTCGCGGCATTGATGGTCGCCCTGCACAAGGCTCGGCCAACGGCGGCCAAGGGTCGGTATTTCAAAGACGTCACGCTCAGCAGCACTATGGGCCCCGGCGTGCCGGTGGAAATCGCGCAGGCCCAGACGTTGGCGGAAGGCAAGAAAATCGCCTAA
- a CDS encoding DUF6599 family protein — MFHTRATVMSCALLLAASACSLAAGPQTVLPSGTTVKGWKQMGGVKVFNNKTIFDLVDGEGDAILAYSFRGCAHGEYGPAKSAQPAITIDVYDMGDPLNAYGLFSSSDRSSGKATALGSEGVKIGQSGLNFWKGRYLVRTTLIGRGAAFPSNQTAQTAYAKATAAKITGPGGPPALLKALPGGRQPHSERYTRKNVSGQAFLNNAVGARYPSQGFGAELYISDCGSPAAAKASFDAYRSYEKAGKGLVPVKGIGDAAFSVSDRFAKNVVVARKGKYVVWILRAKDVKGATMLVKKAVAGLR, encoded by the coding sequence ATGTTCCATACTCGCGCAACGGTAATGTCGTGCGCCCTGCTCCTCGCCGCATCGGCTTGCTCCCTTGCCGCCGGCCCGCAAACCGTCCTCCCCTCCGGTACAACCGTCAAGGGCTGGAAGCAGATGGGCGGCGTCAAGGTTTTCAATAACAAGACCATTTTCGACCTGGTTGACGGCGAAGGCGACGCAATCCTGGCATACTCATTCCGGGGCTGCGCTCACGGGGAATACGGACCCGCCAAATCGGCGCAACCGGCGATCACAATCGACGTCTATGACATGGGGGATCCGCTGAACGCGTACGGCCTGTTCAGCAGCAGCGACCGTAGCAGCGGCAAGGCCACGGCGCTGGGTTCCGAAGGCGTCAAGATCGGCCAGAGCGGTCTGAATTTCTGGAAAGGGCGATATTTGGTCCGAACGACGCTCATCGGTCGCGGCGCGGCTTTCCCGAGCAATCAGACGGCCCAGACGGCCTATGCCAAGGCGACGGCGGCGAAGATCACGGGCCCAGGCGGACCTCCGGCCCTCTTGAAGGCCCTCCCTGGTGGCCGCCAGCCACACAGCGAACGGTATACGAGAAAAAACGTTTCGGGCCAGGCATTTCTCAACAACGCTGTAGGCGCACGGTATCCATCACAGGGGTTCGGGGCCGAACTGTATATTTCCGATTGCGGCAGCCCGGCGGCCGCGAAAGCCTCATTCGATGCGTATCGGTCGTACGAGAAGGCCGGCAAGGGGCTCGTCCCCGTGAAAGGCATCGGCGACGCGGCGTTCAGCGTGTCCGACCGCTTCGCCAAGAACGTGGTCGTTGCGCGCAAAGGAAAGTACGTTGTGTGGATTCTGCGAGCGAAGGACGTTAAAGGCGCAACAATGCTGGTGAAGAAGGCTGTCGCCGGTCTGCGATAA
- the secE gene encoding preprotein translocase subunit SecE, which produces MAENKPAIPGASAMKGGAAEFLKDSWIEVTKKTTWPTRPELARSTMVVLGAIGAVTVYLAVWDYGMTWLTRAIFTH; this is translated from the coding sequence ATGGCAGAAAACAAACCGGCCATTCCGGGCGCGTCCGCTATGAAAGGCGGAGCCGCCGAGTTCCTCAAAGACTCCTGGATCGAGGTCACCAAAAAAACTACATGGCCCACACGTCCCGAACTCGCCCGCTCCACCATGGTTGTCCTCGGCGCCATCGGCGCCGTAACCGTCTATCTTGCCGTGTGGGACTATGGCATGACCTGGCTCACCAGGGCCATATTCACACACTAG
- the rplK gene encoding 50S ribosomal protein L11 — MAKKVMGVIKLQCPAGKATPAPPVGPALGQYGINIMEFVKTYNERTAAQIGTVIPVEITVYEDRSFSFITKTPPAAELLKKAAGVDKGSGDNKKTKAGSITRDQVLEIARLKMPDLNANDEDAAAKVIEGTARSMGITVTGA, encoded by the coding sequence ATGGCCAAGAAGGTTATGGGAGTCATTAAATTACAATGCCCGGCCGGCAAGGCAACGCCTGCGCCGCCAGTTGGTCCCGCCCTGGGCCAGTACGGCATTAACATCATGGAGTTCGTTAAGACCTATAACGAACGAACCGCCGCCCAGATCGGCACCGTCATCCCCGTCGAAATCACCGTCTACGAAGATCGCTCGTTCTCCTTCATCACAAAAACCCCGCCCGCCGCGGAACTCCTGAAAAAGGCCGCCGGCGTGGACAAGGGAAGCGGCGACAACAAGAAAACCAAGGCCGGCTCCATCACGCGTGACCAGGTCCTCGAAATCGCTCGGCTGAAAATGCCGGACCTCAATGCCAACGATGAAGATGCCGCCGCCAAAGTCATCGAGGGAACCGCCCGCAGCATGGGCATTACGGTGACAGGAGCCTGA
- the rplL gene encoding 50S ribosomal protein L7/L12, with amino-acid sequence MTNEQILDAIAEISVLQLSELVKAFEEKFGVTAAAPAAMMMAAPAGEAAPVEEEKTTFDVVLTSVGSQKIQVIKVVRELTALGLKEAKELVDNAPKAIKEGVQKDEADKMKAALEEQGASVELK; translated from the coding sequence ATGACAAACGAACAGATTCTGGACGCGATCGCAGAGATCAGCGTTCTCCAGTTGAGCGAGTTGGTGAAGGCGTTCGAAGAGAAATTCGGCGTCACCGCCGCCGCCCCGGCCGCCATGATGATGGCCGCTCCCGCCGGCGAGGCCGCACCGGTTGAAGAAGAGAAGACCACCTTCGACGTCGTACTCACAAGCGTCGGCAGCCAGAAGATCCAGGTCATCAAGGTCGTTCGCGAACTGACCGCCCTGGGCCTCAAAGAAGCCAAGGAACTCGTCGACAACGCGCCGAAGGCCATCAAGGAAGGCGTCCAGAAGGACGAAGCCGACAAGATGAAGGCCGCCCTCGAAGAGCAGGGCGCCAGCGTCGAACTCAAGTAA
- a CDS encoding restriction endonuclease subunit S produces the protein MDGGATEYARLFIAHEDDIVVNKIWARNGSVAVVQRNLSGTVVSNEFPLFEAEREALLPAWVHWITKTKPFWEQCDDKARGTSGKNRIRPERFLEVEIPLPPLAEQQRIVARLEALAAQIAEARNLRKQATEGAEAVVLSQARVVLGNASAVSTTLAGYLASDRDGVQTGPFGAQLGAADFTADGVPILTIGNIQFGGLDIRTLKHVSRDKADNLQRYRIRAGDLLFARMGTVGRCCLVPEESAGWLINYHIIRVAVNTERLLPRFVHWSIRASADIAEYLGQTTRGATRQGVNTRIVTALPLRVPPLPEQRRIVEYLDGLQAKVDEVKALQAQTAAELDALLPSILQRAFSGGL, from the coding sequence ATGGATGGCGGCGCCACAGAGTATGCTCGCCTGTTCATCGCACACGAAGACGACATCGTAGTCAACAAGATCTGGGCACGTAATGGCAGCGTCGCTGTGGTTCAACGAAACTTGTCGGGCACGGTCGTATCTAACGAGTTCCCGTTGTTCGAGGCAGAGCGCGAAGCGCTGCTACCCGCTTGGGTCCACTGGATTACCAAGACGAAGCCGTTTTGGGAACAGTGTGACGACAAGGCACGCGGCACAAGTGGCAAGAACCGAATCAGACCGGAGCGTTTCCTTGAAGTCGAAATCCCCCTCCCGCCGCTCGCGGAGCAGCAGCGCATCGTGGCGCGTCTGGAAGCCCTGGCCGCCCAAATCGCCGAAGCCCGTAACCTCCGCAAACAGGCAACGGAAGGGGCGGAGGCGGTGGTTCTATCCCAAGCGCGCGTTGTCCTCGGCAACGCCTCTGCAGTGTCCACAACACTTGCTGGCTATCTGGCATCGGATCGCGACGGTGTACAAACCGGCCCGTTTGGAGCACAACTAGGCGCAGCCGACTTTACGGCCGATGGCGTGCCGATTCTGACAATAGGCAATATTCAGTTCGGAGGTCTCGACATCCGAACGCTCAAGCATGTTAGCCGTGATAAGGCCGACAACCTTCAGCGCTATCGGATTCGTGCGGGTGATTTGCTCTTCGCACGTATGGGTACGGTTGGTCGCTGCTGCCTTGTTCCCGAGGAGTCGGCTGGTTGGCTCATCAACTACCACATCATTCGCGTGGCGGTCAACACGGAGCGTCTGCTGCCGCGTTTTGTTCACTGGTCCATCCGTGCATCGGCCGACATCGCCGAGTATCTAGGCCAAACCACTCGCGGAGCAACACGTCAGGGTGTGAATACGCGCATCGTTACCGCACTGCCTCTTCGTGTGCCGCCCCTCCCCGAGCAGCGCCGGATCGTGGAGTACCTGGACGGTTTGCAGGCGAAGGTGGACGAAGTGAAGGCGTTGCAGGCCCAAACGGCAGCGGAACTGGACGCCCTCCTTCCCAGCATCCTCCAGAGAGCCTTTTCCGGCGGGCTCTAG
- a CDS encoding ammonium transporter, translated as MTNPGISAGDTAFVLVCAGLVMLMTPGLAFFYAGMVRSKNALATIMQSFAALAVISIQWVVIGYSLAFGPDHGGLIGDLSWLGLRGVGMAPDPKYASTIPHTAFMLYQMMFAVITPALITGAFAERKKFSTFLVFMVLWATFVYDPVAHWVWASGGWLNKMGALDFAGGTVVHISSGVTALVAAIVMGHRHGYQREEMRPHNMTLTLLGTGLLWFGWFGFNGGSALGANGLAANAILVTHVSAAAGALGWMGVECWRRRQCTALGAASGAVAGLVGITPAAGFVGPMAAIAIGLLVSIVCYIAVAAKAKLGYDDSLDTFGVHGVGGTIGALATGVFASAAIQAGKTGLLEGNARQLGVQAVGVLAVVVYSVVVSFVLLKILDAVMGLRVTREDEILGLDLSQHGEEAYDLSSS; from the coding sequence ATGACCAATCCAGGAATCAGCGCCGGGGATACCGCATTCGTGCTGGTGTGCGCGGGGCTTGTGATGCTGATGACGCCAGGTCTGGCGTTCTTCTACGCCGGTATGGTGCGCAGCAAGAACGCGTTGGCGACGATCATGCAGTCATTCGCCGCGCTGGCAGTGATCTCGATACAGTGGGTGGTTATCGGTTACAGCCTTGCTTTCGGCCCTGATCACGGGGGCTTGATCGGCGATCTGTCCTGGCTGGGCCTTCGGGGCGTGGGCATGGCGCCCGACCCCAAGTACGCTTCCACGATCCCGCACACGGCATTCATGCTCTACCAGATGATGTTCGCCGTCATCACGCCTGCGCTCATCACCGGCGCTTTCGCGGAGCGCAAGAAGTTCAGCACATTTCTGGTCTTCATGGTCCTGTGGGCGACATTTGTGTATGACCCCGTGGCGCACTGGGTGTGGGCGTCGGGTGGCTGGCTGAACAAGATGGGCGCGCTGGATTTCGCGGGCGGGACTGTTGTTCACATCAGTAGCGGAGTTACCGCGCTCGTCGCGGCTATTGTGATGGGGCATCGCCACGGCTATCAGCGCGAGGAAATGCGGCCCCACAACATGACCTTGACACTGCTTGGCACCGGGCTCCTCTGGTTTGGGTGGTTTGGGTTCAACGGCGGCAGCGCGCTGGGCGCCAATGGACTGGCAGCCAATGCGATCCTGGTTACCCACGTATCGGCCGCCGCTGGGGCGCTGGGATGGATGGGCGTAGAATGCTGGCGTCGCAGGCAGTGCACCGCCCTCGGCGCGGCCTCCGGCGCGGTTGCCGGTCTGGTTGGCATCACACCGGCGGCCGGATTCGTTGGCCCGATGGCCGCAATCGCGATCGGGCTGCTCGTCAGTATCGTATGCTATATCGCCGTGGCGGCCAAAGCGAAGCTGGGTTACGACGATTCGCTGGACACGTTCGGGGTCCACGGCGTTGGCGGGACGATCGGGGCGCTCGCTACGGGGGTTTTCGCCTCGGCGGCTATCCAGGCGGGCAAGACAGGACTCCTGGAAGGTAATGCGCGCCAGCTTGGCGTGCAGGCAGTCGGCGTACTGGCGGTGGTTGTGTATTCGGTAGTGGTGTCATTCGTGCTGTTGAAAATCCTGGACGCGGTTATGGGGCTTCGCGTAACGCGCGAAGACGAAATACTGGGATTGGACCTGAGCCAGCACGGCGAAGAGGCGTACGATCTGTCCTCCTCGTGA
- the rplJ gene encoding 50S ribosomal protein L10, producing the protein MPTEQKAKVLEATRERLKRTSAYVVMDYRGLTVAQISVLRREMRKAGGELHVLKNTLFRMAAADTNTAVDDTVLHGPTAVAFAYDDPIGPAKVLAEFIKTHPHIAIKGGAVGSHTLTPDQVKALAKIPPKPVVLSMLAGTLQAPMSQMAAGLNALNTKMAQLLQAFAEKQAGATA; encoded by the coding sequence ATACCTACAGAACAGAAAGCCAAGGTACTCGAGGCAACAAGAGAACGCCTGAAACGGACATCCGCCTATGTGGTGATGGACTACCGCGGTCTCACGGTGGCTCAGATCTCCGTGCTGCGCCGCGAAATGCGCAAAGCCGGAGGCGAGCTCCACGTCCTGAAGAACACGCTGTTTCGCATGGCTGCCGCGGATACAAACACGGCGGTCGACGACACGGTGTTGCACGGCCCCACCGCCGTTGCGTTCGCGTATGACGACCCCATCGGCCCCGCGAAGGTGTTGGCGGAGTTTATCAAGACCCATCCGCACATCGCTATCAAGGGCGGCGCCGTCGGAAGTCACACCCTGACACCGGACCAGGTGAAAGCGCTTGCGAAGATCCCGCCGAAGCCGGTCGTCCTCTCAATGCTCGCTGGAACCCTCCAGGCTCCGATGAGCCAGATGGCCGCAGGACTCAACGCCCTCAACACCAAGATGGCGCAGTTGCTCCAGGCCTTCGCCGAAAAGCAGGCCGGCGCAACCGCATAA